TTCGCAGCACCGGGGTCAGGTGGCTGATCATCACCCCCCGGCCCCGGCGCTTGGCCTGAACGCCTTCTCCCAGGTTATCCACAATGTAAGGATACAGGTTGGGTATATCGGCAATCAACATTTCGGGTGCGCAGGACGGGGACAACCCGGCCTGTTTGCCCGGGGTCCATTCATAGGTGGCATGGGTCCCCAGATGAATCATGGCGTCTGCCTTGAACCGGTGCTTCAGCCACAGATAAACCGCGAGGTACTGGTGGTGGGGATACAGGGTGGTATCATGGTAAAGTTTGCGGGCATCATCACCCCATCCCCTTGCCGGCTCAGGCAGCAGGAGGATATGGTTGACCTGGACGGCCGGAATAATGAAATCGCTGCCCGACACCATGATCTGTGCATCCGCCGGTTTTCCCCACTGGGCGATCACCCGGTTCTGAAAACCTTTGGGCAGGTTCTCAAACCAGACAGCATATGTTTCGATGGGCAGCCGGATAACCTGGCCGGCCGCCGCCATTTTTTCCAGTTCACCCGGTGCCCATGACCCCACATTCCGGCCGGAAGCCAGGATCAGATCCTTGATCTCGTGTTCCGTCAAGGCGTCTCCGGTGGTATATCCATTATCGGCAAGGGCCGACAGAATATGTTCAACGCTGCGGAAGACATTGAGATACGATGCACCGATGTTCTGTTTTCCCTGGTGGTGATTGTAAAACATCAGGGCGATTTTTTTGTCCTTGTTGGGTTTGGTCTGCAGCACCGCCCATTTTTTAAGCCGGGGAATCAGCCGGTCCACATTTTCCGTCACCGGCCGGGAGATAAAAAAAGATTTCCCCGTGGTCTCATCTGTGATCTGTTGTTTGCCTGACAGTACCGTGGGCTCGATCAGACCGGAGATTTCCGGCACGGCCACAGACCAGGCCACCTCCAGCACATTGATGCCCACCGGACTTTGGCGCCACTGCTCCCGTGTGTCCCGGTACAGACTGACCGCATTGAAGACGGGCACATCCAGGCGGGTTAACAACTGTGACAGCTCAGGGGTCAGGGCATTGTTAAATTTGAATGAAAAGGACAACAGCATATGGACCCGGGCCCGGTCTGAGGAATCCAGAAAAAACCGCCGGATCACCGCTGCTTCACGGCCGAAACAGGCGATCACGTTAAAGCCCTCTGATTCAAGGCGCCGGATGACAGCATCCGCCGGGGCCTTCTGGCCCTGTGTCAGAAAAGATGAAAAAAACACAAACCCAATCACCGGGCGGCCCGGATCATATCCGGGCCGATCCGCCTGCCAGGTCAGATAAGGCTGAATCTGGTGAAATACGCCGGGTGTTTCTTCCGGGAGGGTGCCGGGGGCATCCGGATGATATATCCCTGTATCCGGAAGCTGATGAGCACGGTCATAGGAAACCGACGGGTCCAGATGGCGCTGGATGACCCGGCGGACCATGTTCTGAAAGTTGACCACACCCATGTGCCGGTAATAACCGGCCAGCTCGGCGTCGAACACAAACCCTTGCTGCTTGAGACCCTCATCATCCAGAGAGCCGCGAAGGGCATACACGATTCTGGCCTGCCAGGCCGGGTCGTCCGGTGTCATGCCGGTATCGGTCAGAAATGACGTCAGCTCGCGTCCCATGACATCCACCACCACCACAGACGACTGCGCGATCACCTGTTTGACGGCCTCCGGCTGCCGGCGCACCTGGTCGACTGTCACCACATGGATCCTTTGTTTCAGCGCATCATCAATATCCAGAGAACCGACTGCCGTATGGGCGGTATAGGAATTCTGGTCCAGTACCATGACGGTCAGGTCCCCGCCGGAGGGCGCCGCCTGCAGTACCGGAACCAGCACCAGGATGCCCCATATAACGGTGAGAATACTTTTCATCAGGATTCATCCGGAATATAAATCATGGAGCCGTCCTCCAGCTGATAGGCCGTCCCCAGACGTTTTCCCCGGCCTTTGGCTGTTTCTTTTGTCATCTTGACGGCATTGATCTTTTTCCCTTTTTTTTCGATTATTTCGATCTGGCCGTCAGCCGACTGCTTGACAATGGTCAGGTCGGAATCCCTGGAAAGCAGGTCTTCCAGGTGATATGCCCCGAAAAGAGCGATCAGCAGCCCTACAATAAACACCAAGCCCAGGTCAAACAGGTTGGCCACCCCTGCCATGGGGTCATTGTCAGAGAACCCGGCACCCCGGCTCTGTCTGGATTTCAGATATCTCACGGTCTTGCGGCCTCCCTGTCCAATACAGCCGGATACCGGGGGTTGGGGCTGCACAACAGTTCCGCGGCCAGTTCAACCGCCTTGATATCCTGTTCCACCCAGCGCCGCTGCACCGTAAAAAACACATAGGCCAGCAGCCCCAGGGACATGCCCACCACTGTGGTGGTAAACGCCACCA
Above is a window of Desulfotignum balticum DSM 7044 DNA encoding:
- a CDS encoding DUF2149 domain-containing protein gives rise to the protein MRYLKSRQSRGAGFSDNDPMAGVANLFDLGLVFIVGLLIALFGAYHLEDLLSRDSDLTIVKQSADGQIEIIEKKGKKINAVKMTKETAKGRGKRLGTAYQLEDGSMIYIPDES